AAATAACCAGGAAAGTAGTCAGCGGAGAGAGAAAGCTGGCGATTACGACCAACTAAGTGGTTAGGCCGTAAAGTTTCTGTTAGTAAAATCACTGTTTACCGCTTAGTGCGGTTCTGTAAAAGTGTTTTTGGACATGCTCCACATACCTATTGGACCAGATATTGTATCTTGTGCCGTCCGACTGCTCCCAGACCACGAAGGCATTGCCGCTGGCATCAACCGCAATCTGGGGGGAATTGGCATATACGGTTCCGGTTTCAATAGGTCCAGCCGTGGCCCAGCCCGTGCCGGAGACATACCTATTAGCCCAGATATTGGCCGTTGTGCCGTCCCGCCTCCAGACCGCCAGGGCATTGCCATTGGCATCAACCGCAATCTGGGGGCCACCGGCATCACCTGCATTGTCTGTCTCTACGAGCACTGGTGTGCGCCACGCCTGCCCGGTGGTAAAACTCCAGGTGTAATCAACGGCCAGGGCATTGCCGGCCGAATCCGTTACCCCGGTGGTTATGGTGGCCGTGTAAACAGTTAAATCGGCCAAGGCGGCCGATGGCGTAAAAGTGGCGGCGGCGCCTACGCAGATAACCGTTCCGGCTACCCCGCTGAGCGTAAATGTGCCTGTGGTAACGGTCGTGGCACTCATCGCCTCGCTGAATGTGACGGTAATGACGGTATTGAACGCGATGCCGGTGGCGTTAGCCGCCGGCCCCTTGGATGAGACAGTCGGCGGAGTGGTATCAGGCGCGCTCGAACCGCTGTCCGAACCGCCGCCGCCGCCGCCGCAACCCGCGTAACCCAGCATCATTACGCCGGCAAACAAGGCCAGGACTATCCCGGCCGTCCATATTCTGTTTCTCATAGCACACTCCTCTGGCGCCGAAGCGCCATGGCGCCCTTATGGCGCCACTTCTTTACCGGTTACCCGGCTTGGTTAATCAATGACGGCAGTTTACCACATAACGGTAAAATGTCAAGAGATGTTACA
The sequence above is drawn from the Planctomycetota bacterium genome and encodes:
- a CDS encoding Ig-like domain-containing protein, whose translation is MRNRIWTAGIVLALFAGVMMLGYAGCGGGGGGSDSGSSAPDTTPPTVSSKGPAANATGIAFNTVITVTFSEAMSATTVTTGTFTLSGVAGTVICVGAAATFTPSAALADLTVYTATITTGVTDSAGNALAVDYTWSFTTGQAWRTPVLVETDNAGDAGGPQIAVDANGNALAVWRRDGTTANIWANRYVSGTGWATAGPIETGTVYANSPQIAVDASGNAFVVWEQSDGTRYNIWSNRYVEHVQKHFYRTALSGKQ